From Chryseotalea sp. WA131a:
TAAGGCCCTTAAAAAATCTTCATCCAATGTCATGGCTTCCTCATCGCCACGTTTGCCCAATTCAAGTTGTTCTTCAAAGCGCTTGCGCTGATCGATGGGGTCATTCAATTCAGAAAATGAATTACAGATTTCTTTACGATTGCAAATCGCTTCAAAGCGTTCCACCAATCCTGGTTTTGTTCTATGTTTTTTTGCTAGGGGCGACATTTCCAACGGATAATCCGTAATGAAAGTCGGCTGAATCAATTGGTGTTCGCACTTCTCCCCAAAAATTTGGTCAATCAATTTTCCTTTGCCCATGGTGCTATCGGCTGGCACCTGCAGTTGTTTGCACGTATCGCGCAAAGCCGCCTCGTCCATTTCAGAAATATCAATCCCCGTAAAATGGTGAATGGCCTCGTACATGGTAAATCGTTTCCAAGGGCGTTTGAAGTCAATGATATTTTCACCCACAGTTACTTGTGTGGTGCCGTGTAAATCAATCGCCACTTTTTCAATCATCTCCTCCACCAAATCCATCATCCAATTGTAATCTTTATACGCCACATACAATTCCACTTGCGTGAATTCAGGATTATGAAAGCGCGACATACCTTCGTTGCGAAAGTCTTTGGAGAATTCATACACGCCATTGAAGCCTCCCACAATCAAACGCTTTAGATACAGCTCGTTTGCAATGCGCAAGTAGAGCGTCATGTCCAACGTATTGTGATGCGTTTTGAAAGGCTTGGCGGCCGCTCCACCGTACAACGGCTGGAGTATAGGGGTTTCGACTTCTAAATATCCTTTGCCTGTCAAATACTCGCGCATGGAATTTACCAATTGTGTGCGTTTGATGAAGGCCTCGCGTACGTGTGGGTTCACGGTCAAATCTACATAGCGCATGCGGTAGCGTTGCTCGGGGTCGGTGAAGGCATCGTGCAAAACAACATTGCCTTGCTCGTCTTTTGTTTCTTTCACAATCGGCAATGGCCGAAGCGATTTTGACAACACCTTAAAGCTGGTAACATGAATGGAAATCTCTCCTGTTTGCGTGGTGAATACAAATCCTTTTACGCCAATAATATCACCAATGTCCAATAGTTTTTTGAAAACGATATTGTACAAAGTTTTGTCTTCGGTGGGGCAAATATCATCGCGCCTGAAATACACCTGGATACGGCCAGTCTCATCTTGCAATTCTGCAAACGAGGCATTGCCCATCACCCTGCGGCTCATGATGCGGCCAGCAATGGAGACATCTTTGAATTCTTTTTTATCGGGATAGTTATCGTGAATCTCTTTGGCAGAGACGTTTACTTCAAACAATTCGGGCGGGTATGGATTGATGCCGAGTTTTTGCAGCTCTTCCATACTTTGCCTACGGATGATTTCCTGTTCGCTTAGTTGCATAATTTTAAAATGGATTGCAAAATTAAGGATTTAGAAGTGCCTGACTAATAACTTCTAAGGAAATCTGATACAGTGATAATTGAAATACCCTTAAAAGGATGAAGTACCAATAAATCCGCATCTCTTGTAACAATCGTTTTGGCATCGGCACTAACGGCCAATTCTAAAAACATGTTGTCTTTTGAATCCCTTGACGCATAAACTTTTTCAGTAATTTCAACAGATTTTGAAAGGATTAAAAAGTTTGCCAAAAAATCAATTTTATCTTCTTCTTTTAGGAAGCGTTGTAATCGCGGTTTTTCTAAAGTAACAGCTAGTTCTGTAAATGTCTCACTTGATCTAATAAGGGCGTATTTTTTAGTAGCAATCTCAAATGCTTTTCTACAAAAACCGTCTCCAAGGGCAGCACTGATCAATACATTTGTATCGAAAACAAGTTGCATTATTCCCCTCTCAATAAATCATCTAGTTTGTTTACGTCAAGCCCTTGCTTTTTGGCATATCCCGTCATGCTGTCCATTACCTGCGGCATTGTTCTCTTAGGGCGGGCAACAAATGAATTAACAATAAGAGCCAATGTTTTCTTTTCGCTGTCAGATAGCTTTAAAAGCATTTGCTCTGTTTCAGGTGTAATCGGTAATGAAATCATAGTTTAAAGTTCAGGAAATACCTGTTGATTTCAAAGTGTGCTAGTTTACTGATTTGCGTCTCTTGAGTTCCTTTCTAATTAACGTCAACTCCCTACTGCTCTGCCCCGCTACAGATGTATTTTCTGATGCTCTTCTTAACAAATAGGGCATCACGGACTCCACAGGGCCGTAAGGAACATACTTGGCTACATTATAACCGGCCTTTGCCAAGTTGAAAGATATGTTATCACTCATGCCCAGCAATTGAGCAAAGCATACCCGCTTGTCGTCATTGCGCATGCCGTGTTTGTTCATCAGCACAGCCAAATACTGGTTGCTGTATTCATTGTGCGAACCGCAGACAATTGAAATTCGCTGCTTGTTGTCGATGCAAAAAGCCAATCCTTTGTTGAAAGCATCATCGGTGGCTTCCTTATTTGGATGGATGGGATTTGGATAATTCAACTTCCCGGCCCGCTCAGCTTCTTTTTCCATGTAAGCACCTCGCACCATCTTCACTCCTAAATAGTAATTGTGCATGGTGGCGTTATGGAAAGCATCTTTCAAATTGCCTAACATATCCGCTCGGTACATTTGAAAGGTGTTAAATACAATAGCATGCTCTTGATTGTATTTTTTCATCATCTCGTAGGCTATTTCATCAATAGGATTTTGAATCCAACTGTCTTCAGCATCAATCAACAAAGGAATATGAAACTCATGGGCCTTTGCACAAATCTTATCCACCCGATTTTTAATTCGTTCAAAGGCAGCCACTTCATCGGCCGAAAGGCTCACTTCGGTTTGCACTTTTTCCAATAAATCGAAACTGCCCAAGCCTGTTACTTTAAAAACACAAAACGGAATGGACGGATGGCCTTTGGCAACCTCAAAGGTTTTTAATATCTCTGCTGTCGTTTTATCAAAACTAGGCTCGTCATCTTCACCCTCTACAGAATAATCGAGAATAGCACCTACTTTAAACTGGGCAAGCTTGTCAATAGTCTTTACCGTTTCTTCGGCTGTCTCTCCACCACAAAAATGTTCAAATACTGTGTTGCGTATAATTCCTTTAATGGGTAGGTGCAATGCAAGACTCAGCTTGGCCAGACCAGTAGCAACAGCCGATATGCTGGGATGGTTGACCACCGAAAAAATAAAGTTTGCCTTTTTTAGCTCGCGATCGCTCTTATAAGAAAAGGCTACTTCGGTATCGGTGAATGCAACGGGCGGAAGAGTTTCCATACTCAAAAATTTCGATGCAAATATAAGGCTGCGATAACCAATTATTCACTTATTTTACGAATACAAGAAAGTTGCAGAGAAACACCAAAGCTCAACTTTGAAGGTTAAATTATGGCAGAAGGGCATGTTCAGTTGAGCGACAATGTAGCAGTGCTTGTTCAAGATTTTTTGGCAAAGCAAGAGTTTACGCAATTGGCCGTATTGGTAGATGTTCACACCCACATTCATTGTTATCCGATTATCCAACAGCAATTGCCCGCCCACACCTTAATAAAAATACCGGCAGGTGAAGGTTATAAAAACATCGATAGCTGTCTTTCGATTTGGAAAAATCTAACAGACCTTAACTTTGATCGTCATGCGCTTCTGCTTGTATTGGGCGGAGGGGTTTTGGGCGACATGGGTGGGTTTTGCGCAGCCACTTACAAGCGCGGCATCTCGTTTATTTTAATGCCCACCACTTTGTTGGCCCAAGTTGATGCCAGCATTGGCGGCAAACTGGGCATCGATTTCGAGCATTATAAAAATCATATCGGGGTTTTTCAACAGCCATTGGCAACCTTGATCAGCTCAGTTTTTTTGAATACCCTACCCGAGCGCGAACTCCGTTCAGGATTTGCCGAAGTAATCAAACATTGCTTGATTGGCGATAAAGCCATGTGGGAAATTATTCGAACCAAAACATTGGCAGATCAAGATTGGACAACACTCATACCCCACTCTATCAAAATCAAGGAAGACATTACCCAAAAAGACCCTCGTGAAAAAGGAATTCGCAAGTCTTTGAATTTTGGGCATACCCTAGGTCATGCACTGGAAACATACTTCCTCACAACATCAAAGCCCATTTTCCATGGGGAGGCGGTGGCCATGGGCATGATAATGGAATCTAAAATTGCACATTCAAAAGGTCATTTAACTTTTGATGAATTGGATCAAATAAAAGCCTACTTGCTTTCAATTTTTGGCAAAGTAACGGAGCCTTTCTCGAGTCAAGAGATTATACGATTAACTCTTCAGGACAAAAAGAATAAAGGAAATGAGGTGTTGATGGCTGTGCCAAAGGGAATTGGCAGTTGCGTGTGGGATGAGACCACTAGTGAAAAGGAGATGTTAGAGGCAATCGAGTATTATGAGCTTAGCTAAGCCGGCCGACTATAAATAATGTACATCTTGTTCATCTTCTTTACCGTTCTTCCCCGCAAAGGTATCTCTTACCTTATTGGCAGCTTTG
This genomic window contains:
- the lysS gene encoding lysine--tRNA ligase, whose product is MQLSEQEIIRRQSMEELQKLGINPYPPELFEVNVSAKEIHDNYPDKKEFKDVSIAGRIMSRRVMGNASFAELQDETGRIQVYFRRDDICPTEDKTLYNIVFKKLLDIGDIIGVKGFVFTTQTGEISIHVTSFKVLSKSLRPLPIVKETKDEQGNVVLHDAFTDPEQRYRMRYVDLTVNPHVREAFIKRTQLVNSMREYLTGKGYLEVETPILQPLYGGAAAKPFKTHHNTLDMTLYLRIANELYLKRLIVGGFNGVYEFSKDFRNEGMSRFHNPEFTQVELYVAYKDYNWMMDLVEEMIEKVAIDLHGTTQVTVGENIIDFKRPWKRFTMYEAIHHFTGIDISEMDEAALRDTCKQLQVPADSTMGKGKLIDQIFGEKCEHQLIQPTFITDYPLEMSPLAKKHRTKPGLVERFEAICNRKEICNSFSELNDPIDQRKRFEEQLELGKRGDEEAMTLDEDFLRALEYGMPPTAGLGIGIDRLSMVMTNSPSIQDVIFFPQMKPEKVMEPMDAQQEFESIGVRTELIPILTKLGITSLAQLKGTKATKLFNDIPGMRKKLKLESVQNPTLQEIEGWLAS
- a CDS encoding putative toxin-antitoxin system toxin component, PIN family → MQLVFDTNVLISAALGDGFCRKAFEIATKKYALIRSSETFTELAVTLEKPRLQRFLKEEDKIDFLANFLILSKSVEITEKVYASRDSKDNMFLELAVSADAKTIVTRDADLLVLHPFKGISIITVSDFLRSY
- a CDS encoding proline dehydrogenase family protein is translated as METLPPVAFTDTEVAFSYKSDRELKKANFIFSVVNHPSISAVATGLAKLSLALHLPIKGIIRNTVFEHFCGGETAEETVKTIDKLAQFKVGAILDYSVEGEDDEPSFDKTTAEILKTFEVAKGHPSIPFCVFKVTGLGSFDLLEKVQTEVSLSADEVAAFERIKNRVDKICAKAHEFHIPLLIDAEDSWIQNPIDEIAYEMMKKYNQEHAIVFNTFQMYRADMLGNLKDAFHNATMHNYYLGVKMVRGAYMEKEAERAGKLNYPNPIHPNKEATDDAFNKGLAFCIDNKQRISIVCGSHNEYSNQYLAVLMNKHGMRNDDKRVCFAQLLGMSDNISFNLAKAGYNVAKYVPYGPVESVMPYLLRRASENTSVAGQSSRELTLIRKELKRRKSVN
- the aroB gene encoding 3-dehydroquinate synthase, which gives rise to MAEGHVQLSDNVAVLVQDFLAKQEFTQLAVLVDVHTHIHCYPIIQQQLPAHTLIKIPAGEGYKNIDSCLSIWKNLTDLNFDRHALLLVLGGGVLGDMGGFCAATYKRGISFILMPTTLLAQVDASIGGKLGIDFEHYKNHIGVFQQPLATLISSVFLNTLPERELRSGFAEVIKHCLIGDKAMWEIIRTKTLADQDWTTLIPHSIKIKEDITQKDPREKGIRKSLNFGHTLGHALETYFLTTSKPIFHGEAVAMGMIMESKIAHSKGHLTFDELDQIKAYLLSIFGKVTEPFSSQEIIRLTLQDKKNKGNEVLMAVPKGIGSCVWDETTSEKEMLEAIEYYELS